A window of Punica granatum isolate Tunisia-2019 chromosome 8, ASM765513v2, whole genome shotgun sequence genomic DNA:
GGGTTGAAAAAATTATGACATCACAATTGCATCAAAAATATAAGTTTCTATATCATCTAAAGAATCCGATGAATTTTCACGAACTTAACAATCGCCGTGCTTCCTTAAGGCATCCCGATATCAAAAATACCCTAAAGAAAGATCCATTTCAAATTGCTGCAGTCACATATATATCCGATGATACTCAATTCGTCTAGACGATATCTTTACACACATATGTAGATACAAGCCAAATATGTTCATGTTGAtcgattatatatatcatatacatttaaatatattaacatTCATATAGTATGGTTTTTGGCcaaaatgtatataatatggTTGGATCCAAGCTAGAGATTTGTGGTCCTGGCCTAGCTTCATGCGCATGCATGGTCAAATTTGGTTCTCGTGTCCATGGGAAGACCTTtgactttgaaaacaaaagtGTTTTTGTTCTTATCTTCATGAAAGGGGAACAGctagtgatgatgatgatatagTGGGAGAGATATCATGTCAAATGATATCTTTATAGTATGAATGTAATAATGGGGTTTGGTGGTCcatgataataatattacaATGCCCCCACTATAGGTTATGGGTAATCATGTAATCTAAGTTTTCCATTGAAGCGACTTTATCCTACTCTATGTTTAAcccttttaatttctttatttaattagttttatATTGGTAAAAATGTTAAGctatttttgaatttataccaaattaaaaatgattttacCTACATCTTATGCATCATACCATAATTTAGAGGACGATTTGAAATCCtcggaagaaaactgatagaACAATGATTCATATCTCATAATGTCTCGTGCAGTTTGATCATTAAACTCATGATACAAGTAGAGGTAAACACATGTCCATTGTTGTTGGTACTTAAGTTATTGGAATCGATATGTTGCGTGGAAGATTTAAGTTAATTATCTTACTAGTACATAGTCTGGTGAAATTAATGCCTTTTCATTTATGGATAAAATGCAGTTTGGAGGATGACTAGACATGAttcataaaagaaagaaactttCAGAGAGAACcgcattttcttttctccttttttataTAGTTAATGATCGATTAGGATCTCCCAAACTCAAGTCGATAAAATCGCTTCTCAACCGGTCCAAGTAAAAATTATCTAACATATAAAAtggttaattttctttttattattattttttaaaatttaaaaatatttatataaatatttgttatatgtttatatttatattttatataaatatttggataaatattttttatataatatataaatacaatacaaatatatatgatacataatatttatttaaatacttatattcatataaatatattaatataaatatgtataataaatatatatatatatatatatatatataataagataaagaaaggaaaaataataaaggcTTCTCCAATTTCCGGGCTCGAGATCCCCGCCAAACGCGGGAATACTCCCAGATTACATCGAACCAAACAGGGCCATAATGGAAAAGACACGAGATGATTTATTACTGAAAAGAAAGAttttaaagagaaaaaagaaaaaaagaagaagaaataaagaactctaataaatttaaaataataattgtcatttcaatatatatttcttaatcAGTcccaatatttttctttaatttgtcGAGTAAATATATTAATCACATATAGTTATATTCAAAAATTAAGGTTAGACGTAGACCGACCAAATAGGCCACTTCAGACTTTGTTACCACTATATATAGATCCTCATGCAAGAATTACGTACATATCTCAAAGCAAAAGTAATTCCCCAtgtgtaatcgaaaaaaataaaaaaagtgatTCCCCATGCTTCTACCTTTCAATCTGTTTCTTTCTCCATTAAATGATATAAAAGTTAgctttttccccctttttcaAGAAACTGATTGGCTtttaggttgcgtttggtttcatagtaggattttaaaatcagattttgattttgattttgagtggtataaatggggcccacctttGAATTTGTATGTGTtatgttattttgttgtggaaaaaagtggtataaatgaggcccactttttgactttgtatgagttattttgttttgtagtgggtagaattaaagttaaaattgtgattctaaaatgtcattttgaaaccaaacaggcccttaCAATTTTTGAGTGAAACAGTCAAATGGTGAatgtatatacacatatatatctatggatgtatgtatatataatgattGCACATGTGACATTGGCTTTAATAATTATGCTCCTCGAGCATGCTTTTGGCATCAAGAGGGTCTCCCATCACTATACCAAGGATTGCGATGCATCTATGTATTTATACGTTCAACTCGTAAAAGGCAACACATCAATTTCTTGTCTTTTCAGTTGAATTTTTcaccaaaattaaaaattttcaataagaaagaaaaatgaagtaTGTCATGTAGTTATACACTTTCGCTGATAgcctataaattttttatttgattctcGTTATAAGACTACATGtattttctattatattttttttatattagacTCATAAATTTCCTTATAATCAAATAAAGTTTTGGACAATACAAGATGAGCAAATAGGACTTTAAAAAGACACACTAACTTTAATATATGATCTTGTTGTCTTTAtatctttatttcttttttttctttctgccTTTCTGATAGTTGACATTATATTGTCGTTTGCATACATGTTTGTGAAGAATACGAGGCACCTACCAAAAGGGAACTCGCCCACTTAAAGTTTATTTTActtgaatattaaaaaattaatcaattccatgtgaaaattttaattattttccctAGTGTTTATTTGAGTGAAAAATATAGTGCTGAGTGaagcaaatgaaaattatGGTCAATTTGTGTATGATCTTGATGCATACTTGATGTGGATCATCTACCATAATGCTTTCAATGAATTTCATCTTAATTATATCTTAGAGATTTTGATACATCACGTATTAGCGAAGAAAAACATAATATCGCAGTGCGTAacattttttctttccatgCAAATTATACACACGCACATAGatataattttgtatatatcGATGTGATCCTTTAAATGATAAGACAAAGAGTtaaatcaatttgattttgaaaaattcgcAACTCAAATTTTATCTTTTGAGGAACACGCATGTCTAGTTAGTCAAAAAACAAAGATATCATTGTCTTTTGCATTTCGGTCGAGTTAtaagtatacatatatacatatactttCCTTTAATTCTAATCAACCCCTATCGTTTTCACGCCAACCAATTTCAAAAGAAAGGGCATAAATAGGAGGAACCCATCCTTATTCCTAGGCGTGCATCAATATATCCCCTAGACATGTCTTTGAAAATTGGATCCATTTTGATATCACAAGCTCGAATCCATAAAATATCTAGTTTGATGCAGATAACGAGTGTCACCACACTGAATCTCTTGAAAGGAATTCAGCTATTGAATATGACCTTATCCAAATTAATAGATAGTATAAGGTTAGAAtggattttcttttgaattattGCACAAAATCAGTTCATTGTATGTCCATGGCAAGGCtcataaaattttagatttaaGATCCATTTTCGTAGATAGCAAATCATAGCAAGACATTTTTGAATCTACGACGATCCACTATTGATgaactttcatgcattcgaCCGGAGAGAAATCTTTCGATAGTTCTACCTCGCGAGCTCAAATTTACGAAAGGAACTTATTGGGTTGGCAAATCTTTAATACACTTTCCTTGTAAGAGAGGGACAAAAAGAGCACACACCCATAAAGTTGTCAAACCATAATAactactttttattttctttatttattttttctcccgcctttttttttttttgacttttGTTTCTGAGAGATCAAgggattaaaaaaatgaacaaatcACCGCctatccccccccccccccccttttctTGCTCCTTTACCCGCTTAAATATCGGGAATGTCTTTTGCAGATCCTtcaaaggaaggaaggatTTATATACAAAGGAaaagaacagaacagaacagaacagCAAGATTTTCTTGATCTTGACCCACAGCAGAAGATGGAGGCAGGGGGTGTCCCACAAGACAGGCCCATATCTTTGGACGCTTGCAATCTACGGTTTGAACACCAACTGTTGGTCGAATTCCCCCAAAGGGGCTTCTTCTCGAGAACTGCAGCTCCAACTGGATCCCCGCTCCTCCCTGTGACTCGCTCGCTCGACGTCGACCCCGTGCTGCTCCGCTGTTCCTTCGCCAGCTGAGCTCGGTCCTCTGGGTTCTTGCTCTGTTGGGGTCTGGCACTCTTGTTGTCGACATGGACCGGCAGCAGATGTCCTTGACCAAGTGCTCGAGGCAGCGGTACAGCGAGTGGTactcactcactcactcactcactcactcactcactTACTTCTCATGACCCTCTCCTCTCGGATTCGATTCATTTCTGATTACTGTTGTTTCATTTCGGGAGATGGGTACGAGTGAATGTGATTCTCGTTCTTGCATTTGCTCGTTCTGTTGCTTTGTTCTTGTGCATTGGATTGGTTTCCGAATTCCTAGAAGTGTTCGTAGAAGTAAAAGTTCTATGGAGATTAACTTGATAAAAGGGGCATATAAGTTCTGTACAATTCATGTCTTAGTGTGGGCTTGGTCTGGGTGATGTCGTGTTGAGAGTTTTCGTTTTTCGGTTGATATTCCAAGCTCCTCTTTTAGTAACTCGATTTGGAGTGTGGTTGAATGCTTTAGTCCCAGCAGAGGCAGTTACACTGTTATCGAATTTACAATAGCCAGAGCTAGAAAATGCGTAAAAGATGAACAATTGGCATAGTTAACTAGTTCAATGGAtgaatttgattttgaatcGTCGGAATCAGTGACAATGACTAACATTACTTACCGTTCCCGAACTTCAGTTAGGAGGGCTTTGAGGTTTTCAGTGTCACGTTGAGATCAAACTCTCACCGTTCATCTTTTGTAGGATTTTCCGGGATGTTCCGAGCGACATAACAATAGCTGTCAATGGTGGAACGTTTGCTCTTCACAAGGTTCGTTCGTTCTATTTTATCTATCAGTAGAATCTGATCACAAGTTCTCCGGATTGCATAAATCATTTCTGTCACCCTCACTTCTGATCACATAACTTATTCTGAATATACAGTTCCCTCTCGTCTCTCGGTGCGGAAAAATCAGGAAGTTAGTTGCAGAGCACAGGGACTCCGATATATCGATCATAGAGCTCCTGAATCTCCCTGGAGGTGCAGAGTCATTTGAGCTGGCTGCAAAATTCTGCTATGGGATCAACTTCGAGATCACGTCCTCGAATGTAGCCCACCTTCTTTGTGTCTCCGAGTACCTTGAGATGAACGAGGAGTACTCCAAGGACAACCTCGGGTCACGAGCAGAGGAGTACCTTGACAGCATAGTCTGTAAGAGCCTCGAGATATCTGTTGAGGTCCTACAGCAATGTGAGACCCTTCTCCCTCTCGCGGATGAGCTCAAGATAGTGAGTCGGTGCATAGAGGCGATAGCGTCGAAAGCCTGTGCAGAGCAAATTGCATCGAGCTTCTCGCGCCTTGAGTACAGCAGCTCCGGCAGGCTCCAGATGAGCCGGCAGGTTAATAAGTGTGATACCACTGACTGGTGGATTGAGGACCTATCGAATCTCCGAGTAGATCTGTACCAGAGGGTTCTAACCGCCATGAGGTGCCGCGGTGTTCGCCCTGAGAGCATTGGGGCCTCCCTAATGAACTACGCCCAGAAGGAGCTGACTAAGAGGTCCACCCTGGGGAATCCGTCTAGTAACAATAACCCACAGAAGCTAGATTCGGGTTCAAACTTGACCTCTCATGAGAAGCTCGTGGTTGAGACTATCGTTAGCCTCTTGCCTGTTGAGAAACAGGCGGTCCCCATCAACTTTCTGTTCGGGCTCCTGAGGAGCGCAGTGATGCTGGACTGTAGTATTGCTTGTCGGCTCGACCTTGAGAGGAGGATCGGATCCCAATTGGACATCGCCACACTCGATGACCTCCTCATCCCATCCTTCCGGCATGCTTGTGACACATTGTTCGACGTGGACACGGTCCACAGAATTCTTGTGAGCTTTTCCCAGCAGGAAGACAGTGAGGATGAGATGGATGACGCCTCCGTATTCGAATCAGACAGTCCTCCTCAATCTCCTTCGCAGACTGCACTGTTTAAGGTGGCAAAGCTCGTGGATAATTACCTGGCGGAGATCGCCCCTGATGCCAACCTAAAGCTTGGCAAGTTCATGGCCATCGCGGAGTCCTTACCAGCTCATGCTCGGACAATACATGATGGCTTGTACAGGGCTGTCGATGTTTACCTAAAAGTACGTGTTTGGATCCTCTTAAGCTTTATGATCTAGCTATTCCATTCGGATTTGGACAATGGTGAGTCTGGCTTTCTGTTTTCATGCCCGGAAGTTTTTGAGAGATGGACAAAGCTCCATGCTTTcgatgaaaatatatattttcagcaGTGCAACTTGACTGtggtcaaaaaagaaaaaaagaaaagaaaagagcagTGCAACTAGACAGAAAACCGGGATAGTCGAGATCAAATAATCCATAAGAAGATAAGGAGAAAGAACATCCATTATGTGTGATTTATCTTATGTAGAGACACATTATGCAGGCTCATCCGGGCTTATCGGAATCAGACAGGAAGAAGCTGTGCAAGCTCATTGATTTTCAGAAGCTTTCCCAGGAGGCAGGGGCCCACGCTGCCCAGAACGAGCGCCTACCCCTTCAGTCGATCGTCCAGGTCCTCTACTTCGAGCAGGTGAGGCTAAGGAATACCCTGTGCTGCTCTTTCCCCGATGAAGACCCGAAACCAATGATACATCAGTCATGGCGTATAAGTAGCGGAGCCCTCAGTGCAGCGATGTCCCCTCGGGACAACTATGCGTCCCTCAGGCGTGAGAATCGAGAGCTCAAGCTCGAGCTGGCCCGCCTGAGAATGAGACTGAATGATCTCGAGAAGGAGCATGTCTGCATGAAGAGGGACATGGCCAAGTCGAACTCCAGGAAGTTCATGAGCTCTTTCTCGAAGAAAATCGGGAAGCTGAGCTTCTTCGGGCACAGCTCCTCACGAGGGTCGAGCTCCCCGTCGAAGAACTCTAACCGGACGAATTCTAAGGTGATTGAGAGGACATGTGCGAGCACGGACTAGTCCTAATAACTATTCTTTTagatttcttcttttctaaGTAACCGGGTTCGTATTCCAATCAATTTGAAGTCCCATCTGTATAGAGCAGTGGTTCTTGAGCTTGAGCCATCTCCAGCAGGATGTTGATTGTACAAAGGTGGTGGTTTTTCGACCAAATACAGATTGTCTATCTGTTTCAATTTGTCGTGCAATATGTCACCGTGCACAGAACCGTGATTTTATCTcataattgtaatttttccaCGAAAGCAATCACAAAGAAACGTCGGTGCTGAAAATGAGCCACAGATATATACACTGCACAAAGACATCAAGATCTTCAGCTTCTATTCAGGCTTGATTCGGTCTTTCTGCAATTAGCAACTTCCTCCGTGCAGAAACTCTTCTTGAACCGTTTCAAGATTGTCGGAAATTGAACAGAATTGCATCATGTGAGGTTGCTTGCACCAGTTATTCCGGCTTTCAGTAACTAATCGATTGCTCAACCAGGAAGTATGAAGAAGATGCTCCTGCTGCTCAGAATTGAACAGAGTAGTCACTGTGACCTGAGGCAACTGGAATCAATCCGGCGAGCAGTGATAATTCAAAACCCGACCCAGAAAACATTCAGGAAAATCGTATAAGTTTGGGTGCAACAACTTGGAGAGCAacagaaccaatattatatcAAAACTGGATGTAAACATAACTCCAGACTAATATCAAAGTAATAGAAACCGAGCTCAATAGCCGTAATGGAAGTTAAGTCAATTGACAAGCATGACCAACTGAAAACAGCAGATACATAAAGAAATCTGTTTTACCAATGGAACATCAAAACACCAGTCTCGGGTCTTTCATAAATAGAGCCCTTCATGGAGGACGTGGGAAAAGAAGcacatatcatcctcaacacGATTAACCCGTCTAAGCATGTACTATCCAACTGACCCAATGGCATAATTCTCACACTGGAAGAAGATATGAGGGAAGGAGCATTATTCTTTCTTGACGACAATTTTAGATCGATGGTTCTTTTATCACTGTGATTTGGTGTAGAAGCGAATCCCGACAGCTATGCCGAGGATCAGGAGGGGGACGAGGAACTGGAGGAGCTTGATGATGAAGTCAGGAGTCTTGTCCTGGTTGTAGTGAGGCTGCTTGGGAGGAGTGTACTTATTCTTCGTGGGGATAGTCGCTGTGTCGATATCTCCCACATAGAATTCGTCCATCATCGCCTTAGCTGTGCTGCTGTGGCCCACATCCTCGAAATCATCAGTTGCATCCTTCCCTAAAAAGATGAAACGCACAATTCAGAACTGGTAACTAATCGTCGAAAAATTGCAAGATTCGACTTCTAAGGTTCAATAGTGAGGAGTTTTTGGAAAAAGTTCTTCTAAATTATCCAGGTATTTGGTTCATGAAAAAGCTTGGTCAATCTGGCCAACAGAAACTGGTTCCGGATAAAAGGGAAATCTGTTTTTATTTGTGGATTAATAAAGGGTATTGCCCAACACAATTACTAGAGGTTAACTTTATTTCTCGATTCCATATTTCATTGTTCAGCTACCCACTCTACCATGCTGAAGGTGGCGATCACCATAAGGTAGTGACCGACAACTCCAGCTGACGGAAGTCCAATCTCAGCCTGGCCTTGGTGAGCTCAGCGTGGTGGTGGGCAGTGGCAGTAGCAATGTGCTTGGCTTTGTGAAATTTGTCATGTCACTTTTCCTTGTATTTCGTCAAAGTCGCTAGAGACTatgtttttcaaattattcCCGGGTACATAAGCAAAcatattgattttttatttggaaaCATATTACCCcagaataaattttttcacaGTATAAATAGAGCTAAGAGAGAACTTTGACATGAGAATGTCGATTCTACTTCAAGGAAGTACCTGTGGAGGACAGCAAAACTTCGTCACCACCGGGATGATCCTCCAAGAATTTGGTGACATCATACACCTGTCCCAAGTTCCAATTATAATGAGATCTAATTTCTAGGCAACAAGAATACATGATATACATGTAAGACATAGTAAACATGACAGCCAAAGTGAAATCTATGGCTGATGTATCATCCTATGGGAAACCAATCCTCAAATTCACAGTTAGAACAAGAACAGAATTTGTTTCATAATTCGAACATGATTCTCAACTATTTTTAACAGCCTCGTTCGATTGAATATTATCAAAATCAGCATAAGAGATCAAGTGGCTAGACAATGGCTTGGGCCATCAAGCAACCATCACCGTAAACATTTAGAAAGCATAACAACCTCGCATTTAATACATGAAATAAAGGGCAGGGATCAACGCAGGCACTCGAAAAGGAACATCGACCCGACCACTATTACAACGATATCAAATATTAACAACAACCCAACTTGATTAGCTTAAGCTTCCAACCAAAAAGAAGAGACCTCACAGTATCAGATCCGAACTCTCATAGTGCATCGGATTAACAGAACAACAGAGGACCAAACCTCCATGGACAAGACAGGAAAGCCAGATTTCGCAATTCTGGTACTGAATCAAAACCGAAGCAAAGGTGAGATTTTGGAGGCAACCCACCTTGCCCTCGATGACGAGCCAGCAGTCCTTGGAGGTGTTGTGCTCAGAGACCTGAGCTAGAGTGAAGGCCTTCGTCTCTCCACCCATTTGACTGATCGAACCCGAACAGGAAACcaaagatgaagatgaagaagaagaagaagaagaaggggggaGAAGAGGAATACCCAACAAAGATTATGATCAGACAGACAaagggggggagggggagggaaGATGAAGAAGCTGACTTCTCCGCCCACAGAGGAGAGAAAGACAGCCCGGTGGGTTGGAATTTCAACcgaagtgagagagagagaaagagagagagagggttggTGAGGTCAGAGAGTGGTCGGGACGGGGGTTGGTGAGGAGCGGTGAGAGATAGCAGAGAGATGAAATGGTTCTTTCCTCAACTACCAACTACCCGTTTTACCcctatcatatcatatcatatttttGGGGAATTCTTTAATTCCAAATTTTCTTATGATCAAATTTggcgcttttttttttttttttggtaatttcgGTCACATTGCGAGGAGCAGAGAATCGAGAAAGATGCATGGTATCACATCCATGAAATGTGGAAAGGTCAACCAGTGAGAATCGAAATTGAATTTGAATGCATGATCGAAGAAACACTTCAAGTCGTCTTCAACGAAAATCTACAATAAGTAATAGTTATAACACGCTACTCGCGTAAATAACATCCACTTCTTCTTTCATAATAATTTGATTGATATTTTTTCACGGTGTATTCacaaagtatatatacatttatatgcttgataatatttttttatccaaTACTCTTGAATTAAATTTGCTAAAAGGCGAGCAAGGAAGTAATGCTAGTTGTGATATATCGTATAGTAGTACATAACAAAATGCTTAAgggtgcgtttgattttagagttaaaataagtttgattttgatcttgattgtggaaaatgacaaatgagatgagattataaatttgacttggaaaacgtgtatttttgttgtgtagtgtgttgagttaaaattaaaatcatgattctaaaatcaaacggggCCTAAATAAATGTTTGGCCTCTTATAATCGAAATCCATATGATCCTCCTCGATTTTGAGGTCCTGTAAAGATAGAATTAATTCGTAGATCTGCAAATTAGAATTGCGATTATGAGACCTTTCTTTATTTTGTAAGAAGATGTGTCCTTCGAATTGGATTTCTCAACTCCatctttctttaattaattattttattggaCTTCGATGTTGTATACATTCTTGTCACCCGAACGTTATGCATCcataaaaaaatcttatttattGGCAATAAAATATGTCTTACTCATACCACGAGAATCAtgtttatttacaaaattataaCAGGTgtcatataatattatatatgccTTTGCcgttttttgaaaattgtcaaattattcCGTATATATCTTCAGACATAACTTTTTACTCtcaaaattaaggaaaaactTGATACTATTTTTGTTTGTCCCCGATCAAATTCCTTCATTTAACCtcataattttgattattttacTTCACCCTTACAGCGAGCTAGAAAACTTAAAGAATGTAACATTTTCAACGTTGTTTGCGGTAAACATAATATTTTCCGTTCATTATCTTATTTTTGCAGATATTGTGTTGCTGCTTTTCATAATGAAGACGGTGGAGAATTCAGCATAAGAGTCTTGAACTTGGATAAACAAGTAATTTGTGTGTACatattttgtaaatataataatatattgatcGATAGATAAAAGAAATAGAATCATATCATACACCGATTACTGTTCTAAATTAGTTCCTAACGTAAAAACTTTGAGGggcaattattattttttatatgaagAATATTTATAGAGGCCTATTAGCTAGGGATGGATGAGGGAGAAAAACAAGAATCGCGAATTCTAATAGTGATAATAATCTCATGACATCTTTCATTCACATTCATGGAGTTTCACCTTTTCCAATTGTTGAATTATCTAGGTAATGTTGCATAAATTAGCTTAATTcatcagtaattttttttgtatactATTACAATATACTAGTTTATCGGACTCGTGTGTTGCACAAATTCtgtaatgaaaattttattataaaaatttaaatatgaaaacaatAATCATATAAATTCATAGTTTATATCAACATGTagaagtttattttttttatattgtataaaatttaaattggtTAATTCATATTTGTgatagaataatatatatcaaatatatatcaaaggaactcatgtaatat
This region includes:
- the LOC116187740 gene encoding BTB/POZ domain-containing protein At5g48800 encodes the protein MDRQQMSLTKCSRQRYSEWIFRDVPSDITIAVNGGTFALHKFPLVSRCGKIRKLVAEHRDSDISIIELLNLPGGAESFELAAKFCYGINFEITSSNVAHLLCVSEYLEMNEEYSKDNLGSRAEEYLDSIVCKSLEISVEVLQQCETLLPLADELKIVSRCIEAIASKACAEQIASSFSRLEYSSSGRLQMSRQVNKCDTTDWWIEDLSNLRVDLYQRVLTAMRCRGVRPESIGASLMNYAQKELTKRSTLGNPSSNNNPQKLDSGSNLTSHEKLVVETIVSLLPVEKQAVPINFLFGLLRSAVMLDCSIACRLDLERRIGSQLDIATLDDLLIPSFRHACDTLFDVDTVHRILVSFSQQEDSEDEMDDASVFESDSPPQSPSQTALFKVAKLVDNYLAEIAPDANLKLGKFMAIAESLPAHARTIHDGLYRAVDVYLKAHPGLSESDRKKLCKLIDFQKLSQEAGAHAAQNERLPLQSIVQVLYFEQVRLRNTLCCSFPDEDPKPMIHQSWRISSGALSAAMSPRDNYASLRRENRELKLELARLRMRLNDLEKEHVCMKRDMAKSNSRKFMSSFSKKIGKLSFFGHSSSRGSSSPSKNSNRTNSKVIERTCASTD
- the LOC116187741 gene encoding cytochrome b5 → MGGETKAFTLAQVSEHNTSKDCWLVIEGKVYDVTKFLEDHPGGDEVLLSSTGKDATDDFEDVGHSSTAKAMMDEFYVGDIDTATIPTKNKYTPPKQPHYNQDKTPDFIIKLLQFLVPLLILGIAVGIRFYTKSQ